GAGACTTACCGAATACGTTCGCATTGCCTAGCTATGTCCGAGCCGATGCAGCTATTTATTACCGTCGTAACAACTTGCGAGTGGGACTGAATTTCAAGAACTTATCTGATGTGTATTACTTTGAAAGTGCTTTGAGCCGGACTAGCGTATATCCCGGCGCACCGTTTACAGTACTAGGGACAGTTTCCGTACAGTTTTGATCCCACGCCAACGCCAACTGACAAGTCAGCGCTTCGCGATCGCATAATCTCAAAAGAGCGATCGCTTTTTTAAGCCTTGCGTAACCTCAAAAGAGCGATCGCTTTTTCAAGCCTTGCGTAACCTCAAAAGAGCGATCGCTTTTTTAAGCCTTGCGTAACCTCAAAAGAGCGATCGCCCCTTCAGATTGCCATAGTGCTGTTGCTCATTAAGCGGTGTTGTACTTACCTGCACATATGTAAACTTTTGTTGATTTTAGTTTCATTAAGCTTGTTTCTTTAATACAAAAATCTTTCAATACTATCTTATACAGCGCTCATGAACAAAAATTCGAGACAGCTGCTTTTGACACAGCCTATCCTACAGCACCGTTTACAGTTCAAGGAACGATTTATTGGGAGTTTTGACCAACAAGGGGTGTAGGGGAAATACCCAACTCTCCTCTAGCTTAGCAATTATATTTTAAGGTACCTACTATGAACTCTAAAAAACTACGCGACTTGATATTTACCCTACACCGCTACATCGGTTTAGCGGTGGGACTGATTGCAATTATTGTCGGCTTAACCGGTAGTTTATTAGTCTTCCATTCCGAAATTAGCACCTTCGATCAGCAGCGCCTTTTTGGCACAATCACCCCTCAAGGTGAACCTCTGCCAGTTGAGGTTGTTCTCAACACTGTCAAAAAAATTTATGCCGATCAACCAGACGCAACAGTGCAGAGGATTCACTTGCCCTCAAAGCCAAATGAGCCGATGAATGTAATCCTGAAAACCAAACAAAAGGAATGGACAGAAAACTACGTTAACCCTTACACTGGAGCAATTCTGGGTAATAACTTGCAGCCAAGCTTCATCCAAAAGTCTTTTGAAATCCTCTACCCACTCCACTATGCTCTTTTAGGCGGTGACATTGGCTATAAGTTTGTGGGGATTATTGGTTTACTGATGTCGTTTATGAGTATTTCAGGTATTATCCTTTGGCCTGGTTGGCGTAAGTTGATATCTGGATTCAAAATCAAGTGGAATGCCCATCCCAAGCGGCTTTATTTTGATATTCACAAAGTTGCTGGCTCTATTGCATCAGTATTTTTAATCTTCGCATTTTTCACAGGATTTTGCTGGAGCTTCTCTGAAGTCGTCAACCCGATGATTTACACACTCAGTTTCTCCAAGCAGCAACCAACTCCAGTTTCTGTTGTTGTTGCTGGTAAGTCTCCACTAGGACTTAAAGAACAATTACAAACAGCTATTGCTGCCTTACCTCAAGGAGAACTCAGGAGAATTTATTTTCCAACTAAACCAGAAGAAGCTTTAAATGTTGCTTTTAAACTTCCCCACGAAACTGAGGACTATGGTCAAAGCAGTGTTTATCTTGACCAATATAGTGGTAAGGTTTTGCGAGTTGATAGTTCTTTGAAGGTGTCATTGGGCGATCGCATCCTCAACTCTTTTACTCCCCTACACTATGGTACATTTGGTGGCTTGCCTACTCGCATTTTCTACGTCTTTGTTGGATATATACCGTTGGTTCTATTCGTGAGTGGTATTGTCATGTGGTGGTATCGCTATCGGGCAAAAGTTAGTGTAGGCCATAAACCACTGGACGCAAACGGTATCGCACATGAGTCCAATACACACGAACTGCTGTGAATGTGAAAATGCATCCACTTTCACAGCAGTTCGTGGAAATGTATAAAACTCAAATGAAAATCACTATATATGTATACTTCTGACACACTGAAAGCCGAACTCAAGGCAAAAGGTTATCGATT
This portion of the Brasilonema sennae CENA114 genome encodes:
- a CDS encoding PepSY-associated TM helix domain-containing protein gives rise to the protein MNSKKLRDLIFTLHRYIGLAVGLIAIIVGLTGSLLVFHSEISTFDQQRLFGTITPQGEPLPVEVVLNTVKKIYADQPDATVQRIHLPSKPNEPMNVILKTKQKEWTENYVNPYTGAILGNNLQPSFIQKSFEILYPLHYALLGGDIGYKFVGIIGLLMSFMSISGIILWPGWRKLISGFKIKWNAHPKRLYFDIHKVAGSIASVFLIFAFFTGFCWSFSEVVNPMIYTLSFSKQQPTPVSVVVAGKSPLGLKEQLQTAIAALPQGELRRIYFPTKPEEALNVAFKLPHETEDYGQSSVYLDQYSGKVLRVDSSLKVSLGDRILNSFTPLHYGTFGGLPTRIFYVFVGYIPLVLFVSGIVMWWYRYRAKVSVGHKPLDANGIAHESNTHELL